In Geminocystis sp. NIES-3709, a single genomic region encodes these proteins:
- a CDS encoding tRNA-(ms[2]io[6]A)-hydroxylase: MSIHTKIKLLHQSTNHLWLQQALNNLDIILLDHSHCERKAAGVAVNLLFRYPSHEKLIHQLTGIAKEELEHFEQVNQWLQKKGISLAPLKPSPYGATLKEAIRRHEPHRLLDSLLVSALIEARSHERLGLLADNCQEEDLAKFYRGLMASEARHYGIYWILATEYFDRVMVDERLQELAQLESNILSNLHPEPRIHS; this comes from the coding sequence GTGTCTATTCATACTAAAATCAAACTCCTACATCAATCGACTAATCATTTATGGTTACAACAGGCTTTAAATAACCTTGATATAATTTTGTTAGATCATTCTCATTGTGAAAGAAAAGCGGCAGGAGTGGCAGTTAATCTTTTGTTCCGTTATCCTTCTCATGAAAAGTTAATTCACCAACTAACGGGCATTGCAAAAGAGGAATTAGAGCATTTTGAGCAGGTTAACCAGTGGTTACAAAAAAAAGGTATTTCCCTCGCACCTTTAAAGCCGTCTCCCTATGGTGCAACTTTGAAAGAAGCGATTAGAAGACACGAACCCCATAGGTTACTAGATTCTCTCTTAGTATCTGCTTTAATTGAGGCTCGATCTCACGAAAGACTAGGATTATTAGCCGATAACTGTCAAGAAGAAGATTTGGCTAAATTTTATCGAGGTTTAATGGCTTCGGAAGCAAGACACTACGGTATTTATTGGATATTAGCAACGGAATATTTCGATCGAGTTATGGTAGATGAAAGATTACAAGAATTAGCACAATTAGAAAGTAATATACTTAGTAATCTTCATCCTGAGCCTAGAATCCATAGCTAA
- a CDS encoding metallophosphoesterase family protein, translated as MSNKRFVIGDVHGHYDALSELFDKISPTQEDDIYFLGDLIDRGPQSAQVVQFVMDNNYKCILGNHEIMLLDALGGEQINQQIFHGWLQNGGNTTIASYGNKTPPKEHIEWIKNLPLYFDLGDYWLVHAGVDPHLPIDQQSSEQFCWIRRSFHRSTQPYFEDKTIIIGHTITFTFNGVKSGQLVGGQGWIDIDTGVYHHGQGWLTALELNESMVYQVDSFGHNFRKMPLNKSLSNINNSRKLFSFSPKILF; from the coding sequence ATGAGTAACAAAAGATTCGTAATCGGAGATGTTCATGGTCATTATGATGCCTTATCTGAATTATTTGATAAAATATCTCCCACTCAAGAGGATGATATTTATTTTCTCGGTGATTTGATCGATCGTGGCCCTCAAAGCGCTCAAGTAGTACAATTTGTTATGGATAATAATTATAAATGTATCTTGGGCAACCATGAAATTATGTTACTAGATGCTTTAGGAGGGGAACAAATCAATCAACAGATTTTTCACGGATGGTTACAAAATGGCGGTAACACGACTATCGCCAGTTATGGAAATAAAACTCCCCCCAAAGAACACATAGAATGGATTAAAAATTTACCCTTATACTTTGATTTAGGGGATTATTGGTTAGTTCATGCAGGAGTTGATCCTCATCTTCCTATTGATCAACAATCTTCTGAACAATTCTGCTGGATTCGTCGATCGTTTCATCGTAGCACTCAACCTTATTTTGAAGATAAAACAATTATTATTGGTCACACGATTACTTTTACTTTCAATGGTGTTAAATCAGGACAATTAGTCGGCGGTCAAGGATGGATTGACATTGATACAGGAGTTTATCATCATGGACAAGGATGGCTAACCGCTTTGGAATTAAATGAGTCAATGGTGTATCAAGTGGACAGTTTCGGCCATAATTTCCGTAAAATGCCTCTTAATAAAAGTCTCAGTAATATTAACAACTCTCGAAAACTTTTCTCTTTTAGTCCCAAAATCTTATTTTAA
- the hrcA gene encoding heat-inducible transcriptional repressor HrcA, whose protein sequence is MPVQIILNERHRKILQATVKHYIATAEPVGSKTLIDEYDFSVSSATIRNVMGKLEKAGFLYQPHTSAGRIPSDSGYRVYVDQLIDVENTVKFPLDRLLNSTMKTVYGRYEILFQKITNILADLSGCIALITLPQIASNILYHLQLLRLANNKIMLVMVIDNYQTESLLLETNQLKIPHDDDFNEIIDRELEILSNFLNHKLKGKSLTEISVLDWSELNNDFLIYADFINDLLKKIKLNYRLSNSTPIFVQGFSKLVQQPEFSHIEQVKILLNLLEKEQDQLLSLIFNHTEYNDSWQKVKITIGSENPLESMQFCSLISAYYYQGESPVGSVGIIGPTRMAYEQAIALVESTANYLSGQL, encoded by the coding sequence ATGCCTGTTCAAATTATACTCAATGAACGCCATCGCAAAATTTTACAGGCAACCGTAAAACATTATATTGCGACTGCCGAACCTGTTGGCTCAAAAACTTTAATCGATGAATATGATTTTAGTGTCAGCTCTGCTACAATTCGTAATGTGATGGGTAAATTAGAAAAAGCAGGTTTTCTTTATCAACCCCATACTTCTGCTGGTAGAATACCTTCTGATTCTGGTTATCGTGTCTATGTTGATCAATTAATTGATGTGGAAAATACCGTTAAATTTCCTCTCGATCGACTCTTAAACTCTACCATGAAAACTGTTTATGGTCGTTACGAAATTTTATTTCAAAAAATTACTAATATTTTAGCTGATTTAAGTGGTTGTATTGCTTTAATTACCTTGCCTCAGATTGCTAGTAATATTCTTTATCATTTACAGCTTTTAAGATTAGCTAACAATAAAATTATGTTAGTGATGGTGATTGATAATTACCAAACTGAATCTCTTTTACTCGAAACTAATCAATTAAAAATTCCCCACGATGATGATTTTAATGAGATTATCGATCGAGAATTAGAAATATTATCTAATTTTTTAAATCATAAGTTAAAAGGAAAATCTTTGACTGAAATTAGTGTTTTAGATTGGAGCGAATTGAATAATGACTTTTTAATTTATGCTGATTTTATCAATGATTTATTAAAGAAAATAAAGTTAAATTATCGTTTATCAAATAGTACTCCTATTTTTGTACAAGGGTTTTCCAAATTAGTACAACAACCTGAGTTTTCACATATAGAACAAGTAAAGATTTTATTGAATTTACTAGAAAAAGAGCAAGATCAGCTTTTATCTTTAATTTTTAACCATACTGAATACAATGATTCTTGGCAAAAAGTAAAAATTACTATTGGATCAGAAAATCCCTTAGAATCGATGCAGTTCTGTAGTCTAATTTCTGCTTATTATTATCAAGGAGAATCCCCTGTTGGTAGTGTTGGTATTATCGGTCCAACTCGTATGGCTTACGAACAAGCGATCGCACTGGTAGAATCCACAGCAAATTATTTATCAGGACAATTATAG